A region from the Streptomyces lydicus genome encodes:
- a CDS encoding amidohydrolase family protein, with translation MSSNESGTAELPRIISVDDHVIEPAHLFDTWLPKKYRDRGPKPFTAGIGELEYVGGKYRFTTDPEGQLTDWWEYEGLIFPYKRIIAAVGFSRDEMTLDGITREQMRRGCWDPKARLADMDVNHVEASLCFPTFPRFCGQTFAEAGDKEVGLACVRAYNDWMVEEWCGDSGGRLIPLCLIPLWDIELAVAEIRRNAARGVRAVTFSEIPTYLGLPSIHSGYWDPFFAACEETGTVVNMHIGSSSQMPAASPDAPPAVQASLSFNNAMASMMDFLFSGVLVKFPRLKLAYSEGQMGWIPYALERADDVWEEHRAWGGVKDLIPEPPSSYYYRQVFCCFFRDRHGIEAIETVGVDNATFETDYPHVDSTWPHTKEVAAEHVAGLPAEVTYKILRGNAIRMLDLAFDRD, from the coding sequence GTGAGCAGCAACGAGAGCGGCACGGCGGAGCTTCCCAGGATCATCAGCGTGGACGATCACGTGATCGAGCCCGCGCACCTCTTCGACACCTGGCTTCCGAAGAAATACCGGGACAGGGGGCCCAAACCCTTCACCGCAGGGATCGGCGAGCTGGAGTACGTCGGCGGGAAGTACCGGTTCACCACGGACCCGGAGGGCCAGCTCACCGACTGGTGGGAGTACGAGGGCCTGATCTTCCCGTACAAACGCATCATCGCCGCCGTGGGATTCTCCCGCGACGAGATGACGCTGGACGGGATCACCCGGGAGCAGATGCGGCGCGGGTGCTGGGACCCGAAGGCACGGCTGGCGGACATGGACGTCAACCACGTCGAGGCGTCGCTCTGCTTCCCGACGTTCCCGCGCTTTTGCGGGCAGACCTTCGCCGAGGCCGGGGACAAGGAGGTCGGGCTCGCGTGCGTCCGGGCGTACAACGACTGGATGGTGGAGGAGTGGTGCGGGGACAGCGGCGGGCGGCTGATCCCGCTGTGCCTGATCCCGCTGTGGGACATCGAGCTGGCCGTCGCCGAGATCCGGCGCAACGCCGCCCGCGGGGTGCGGGCGGTGACCTTCAGCGAGATCCCCACCTACCTGGGGCTGCCGTCCATCCACTCCGGGTACTGGGACCCGTTCTTCGCCGCGTGCGAGGAGACCGGGACCGTCGTGAACATGCACATCGGCTCGTCGTCGCAGATGCCGGCCGCCTCACCGGACGCGCCGCCCGCCGTGCAGGCCTCCCTGAGCTTCAACAACGCGATGGCCTCGATGATGGACTTCCTGTTCAGCGGCGTCCTGGTGAAGTTCCCCCGGCTGAAGCTGGCGTACAGCGAGGGCCAGATGGGGTGGATCCCCTACGCCCTGGAGCGCGCCGATGACGTCTGGGAGGAGCACCGGGCGTGGGGCGGGGTCAAGGACCTGATCCCCGAGCCGCCGTCGTCGTACTACTACCGGCAGGTTTTCTGCTGCTTCTTCCGCGACCGGCACGGCATCGAGGCGATCGAGACGGTGGGGGTCGACAACGCGACCTTCGAGACCGACTACCCGCACGTCGACTCGACCTGGCCGCACACGAAGGAGGTGGCCGCCGAGCACGTGGCGGGGCTGCCGGCGGAGGTGACGTACAAGATCCTCAGGGGGAACGCCATCCGGATGCTGGACCTCGCGTTCGACC
- a CDS encoding DoxX family membrane protein, whose protein sequence is MQTVWLSGAEWLAVLRIGLGLWWLESWRHKDKKTWFAGGGITWAAGIAADHRWPVVRRGFDRFVKPRPRPMAYLVAYAELALGLGLIAGFLTPIALVAGLVLNLVYLVLMIHDWAEQGQNLMMALISLTGLLAMSWQSWSLDSALGLFRW, encoded by the coding sequence ATGCAGACGGTCTGGCTCAGCGGCGCCGAGTGGCTCGCCGTCCTCCGTATCGGCCTGGGGCTGTGGTGGCTGGAGAGCTGGCGCCACAAGGACAAGAAGACCTGGTTCGCGGGCGGCGGCATCACCTGGGCGGCCGGCATCGCGGCAGATCACCGGTGGCCCGTGGTCCGCAGGGGCTTCGACCGCTTCGTGAAGCCCCGCCCCCGTCCGATGGCGTACCTGGTCGCCTACGCCGAACTCGCTCTCGGCCTCGGGCTGATCGCGGGATTCCTGACGCCGATAGCCCTGGTCGCCGGGCTGGTGCTCAACCTGGTCTACCTCGTGCTGATGATCCACGACTGGGCGGAGCAGGGGCAGAACCTGATGATGGCCCTGATCTCCCTGACGGGGCTGCTCGCCATGAGCTGGCAGAGCTGGTCGCTCGACAGCGCGCTGGGCCTGTTCCGCTGGTAG
- a CDS encoding LCP family protein: MHWPRMDPGGPLDSSLPGVRAPAPAPAPPVRFEAPGGNDGRAGRPGRVGPEPGRVGPEPGRAGRSRRAARSSPRRRRIRRTAILLVTVLLSGSLGSYVWADTQLNREVDLDKIADRMPPGRGTNYLIVGSDSRVGLSDRAKKDLHTGGSADAGRRTDSMILLHTGANGTTMVSLPRDSWVTIPPYIRPDTGKHYAAAKNKLNAAFSFGGPDLLVRTIERNTGVHVDHYTEIGFAGFVGIVDAIGGVPICLDHGVKDKKSGANLKKGCQTLDGRTALAFVRQRHQEAQGDLGRSQNQQKFLAALARKAATPDILLDPAKVYPTMSAGLGTLIVDKDTGLTNLTSLFKAMKGVTAGDGKRLNVPVSNLNLRTPKGSAVQWNEAKAKELFNELNDDRPVTVGEKG; encoded by the coding sequence ATGCACTGGCCCCGGATGGACCCGGGAGGGCCCCTCGACAGCTCGCTGCCCGGCGTCCGGGCGCCCGCACCGGCGCCGGCGCCTCCGGTCCGGTTCGAGGCACCCGGCGGGAACGACGGGCGCGCGGGCCGGCCCGGCCGCGTGGGCCCCGAACCCGGCCGCGTGGGCCCCGAACCCGGGCGCGCGGGCCGCAGCCGGCGCGCCGCCCGCTCCTCCCCGCGCCGCCGCCGGATCCGGCGGACGGCGATCCTCTTGGTGACCGTCCTGCTCAGCGGCTCCCTCGGCAGCTACGTCTGGGCCGACACCCAGCTCAACCGCGAGGTCGACCTGGACAAGATCGCGGACCGGATGCCGCCGGGCCGCGGGACCAACTACCTGATCGTGGGCTCCGACAGCCGGGTGGGCCTCTCCGACCGGGCCAAGAAGGACCTGCACACCGGTGGTTCGGCCGACGCGGGCCGCCGCACCGACTCGATGATCCTGCTGCACACCGGCGCCAACGGCACGACGATGGTGAGCCTGCCGCGCGACTCCTGGGTGACCATCCCGCCGTACATCCGCCCCGACACCGGCAAGCACTACGCCGCGGCGAAGAACAAGCTCAATGCGGCATTCTCGTTCGGCGGCCCCGATCTGCTCGTCCGGACCATCGAGCGCAACACGGGCGTGCACGTCGACCACTACACGGAGATCGGGTTCGCCGGTTTCGTGGGCATCGTCGACGCCATCGGCGGCGTCCCGATCTGCCTGGACCACGGCGTCAAGGACAAGAAGTCGGGCGCGAACCTCAAGAAGGGCTGCCAGACCCTCGACGGCCGTACGGCACTGGCCTTCGTCCGCCAGCGCCACCAGGAGGCCCAGGGCGACCTCGGCCGGAGCCAGAACCAGCAGAAGTTCCTGGCCGCCCTCGCCCGCAAGGCCGCCACGCCCGACATCCTGCTCGACCCGGCCAAGGTCTACCCGACCATGAGCGCGGGCCTCGGCACGCTCATCGTCGACAAGGACACCGGCCTGACCAACCTCACCTCGCTGTTCAAGGCGATGAAGGGGGTCACGGCGGGCGACGGCAAGCGGCTCAACGTCCCCGTGTCGAACCTCAACCTCCGCACCCCCAAGGGCAGCGCCGTGCAGTGGAACGAGGCGAAGGCGAAGGAACTCTTCAACGAGCTGAACGACGACCGGCCGGTGACGGTCGGGGAGAAGGGCTGA